A stretch of Scheffersomyces stipitis CBS 6054 chromosome 2, complete sequence DNA encodes these proteins:
- the NUO24 gene encoding subunit NUHM of NADH:Ubiquinone Oxidoreductase (go_funtion NADH dehydrogenase (ubiquinone) activity~go_component mitochondrion~go_process mitochondrial electron transport, NADH to ubiquinone), with translation MLSRFVTKTAVNKSAVSAMSKRYSAIISVHRESKLDNQNIAFEFNSENLKRADEIIAKYPPQYKKGAVMPLLDLGQRQLGFTSISVMNYVAKMLDMPPMRVYEVATFYTMYNRKPMGKYNIQVCTTTPCQLCGSDGVMKAIQDHLKVKPGQTTPDNLFTLQEVECLGACVNAPMIAVNDDFYEDLTPEATVDILKQFQAGKEPKIGPISGRESCEPHSGAKVLLGAEPTDLRKFTRADL, from the coding sequence ATGTTGAGCCGTTTCGTCACCAAGACCGCTGTCAACAAGTCCGCCGTCTCGGCCATGTCCAAGAGATACTCGGCCATCATTTCTGTCCACAGAGAATCCAAGCTTGACAACCAGAACATAGCTTTTGAATTCAACTCtgagaacttgaagagagcCGACGAAATCATCGCCAAATACCCACCACAATACAAAAAAGGAGCTGTGATGCCCTTGTTGGACTTGGGCCAGCGTCAATTAGGATTTACTTCCATTTCCGTAATGAACTACGTCGCTAAGATGTTGGACATGCCTCCTATGAGAGTATACGAAGTGGCTACCTTCTACACCATGTACAACAGAAAACCCATGGGCAAATACAACATACAAGTGTGTACTACCACCCCCTGTCAGTTGTGTGGCAGTGACGGTGTCATGAAAGCCATCCAGGACCACTTAAAGGTAAAGCCTGGCCAGACTACTCCAGACAATTTGTTTACATtgcaagaagttgaatgtTTGGGTGCCTGTGTCAATGCTCCTATGATCGCAGTAAACGACGATTTCTACGAAGACTTGACCCCAGAGGCTACTGTAGACATCTTGAAGCAGTTCCAAGCTGGCAAAGAACCAAAGATTGGACCCATCAGTGGCAGAGAAAGCTGTGAGCCTCACAGTGGTGCCAAGGTGTTGTTGGGAGCCGAACCTACCGATCTCAGAAAGTTCACCAGAGCCGACTTATAG